From Sphingomonas bisphenolicum, one genomic window encodes:
- a CDS encoding prolyl oligopeptidase family serine peptidase: MTLLVTAALLTGAGAPPSTVSAPAPADDPFLWLEDWTGPRAMQWVEAENKATVSTLQGDPRYAGYFKDALAIASAKDRIAMPMLIHGRVYNVWRDTDHPQGIWRYTSEADYATDAPRWTTVLDLDALSKADGKKWVWKGASILDPDERLALIHLSDGGEDAVTLREFDLVTGQFVEGGFAIPTSKQNEDWLDKDTILLARDWGADAQGGSMTASGYPFVVKTLKRGQPLSAAQEIYRGAPSDQVGTFPMVLSDGGGNRAAFLYRGVTFFGNETYLVTADGVKKLPLPAKSQLQGMVQGQVLIQTSQDWASGGVTVPTGSLAAVPLKALQSGETLKPQILFAPNARQSIDGVTATKDRVILAINDNVRGRVQVLTPGKDRWTTTPVALPDNATISIAASTHKSDKAYLSVAGFLAPTTLWAIDAAKPAPRQVKAMPARFDAAGLMVDQFEATSTDGTKIPYFIVHRKDMKPDGSTPAIMTAYGGFEVPMTPSYAAITGKLWLERGNSFVLANIRGGGEFGPAWHEAGLKTKRQIIYDDFAAVAQDIFARKLSSPGKFGIYGGSNGGLLMGVEFNQHPDLWNAVTIQVPLLDMVRYEQIAAGASWVDEYGSVSVPEEKAFLQRISPYANIRRGVKYPTPYIWTTTKDDRVGPQHARKFAARLKDYGLPYYFYEDTAGGHAGDADIAQGARLQAMQMVYFSRQLEGADR; the protein is encoded by the coding sequence ATGACGCTGTTGGTGACTGCGGCTTTGTTGACCGGCGCCGGCGCGCCCCCTTCGACTGTTTCGGCCCCTGCCCCGGCGGATGACCCGTTCCTATGGCTGGAGGATTGGACCGGCCCGCGCGCGATGCAATGGGTGGAGGCGGAGAATAAGGCGACGGTCTCGACCTTGCAGGGCGATCCGCGCTATGCCGGTTACTTCAAGGACGCGCTGGCGATCGCATCGGCCAAGGACCGGATCGCCATGCCGATGCTGATCCACGGCCGGGTCTATAATGTCTGGCGCGACACCGATCATCCGCAGGGCATATGGCGCTATACCAGCGAGGCTGATTATGCGACCGACGCGCCGCGCTGGACGACGGTGCTGGACCTGGACGCGCTGTCGAAGGCCGATGGCAAGAAGTGGGTGTGGAAGGGCGCGTCCATCCTGGACCCCGACGAGCGGCTGGCGCTGATCCATTTGTCCGATGGCGGCGAGGATGCCGTGACCTTGCGCGAGTTCGATCTGGTGACCGGGCAGTTCGTGGAGGGCGGGTTCGCCATTCCCACCTCCAAACAGAATGAGGACTGGCTGGACAAGGACACGATCCTGCTCGCCCGCGATTGGGGCGCCGATGCACAGGGGGGCAGCATGACGGCGTCGGGCTATCCCTTCGTGGTGAAGACATTGAAGCGCGGGCAGCCGCTGTCCGCCGCACAGGAAATCTATCGCGGCGCGCCCAGCGATCAGGTCGGGACGTTTCCCATGGTCCTGTCTGATGGCGGGGGCAATCGCGCCGCTTTCCTCTATCGCGGCGTCACCTTCTTCGGCAACGAAACCTATCTCGTCACCGCCGATGGCGTGAAGAAGCTCCCCCTGCCGGCCAAGAGCCAGTTGCAGGGCATGGTACAGGGTCAGGTGCTGATCCAGACCAGTCAGGACTGGGCCAGCGGCGGGGTGACCGTCCCGACGGGATCGCTGGCGGCGGTGCCGTTGAAGGCGCTGCAATCCGGCGAGACATTGAAGCCGCAGATTCTGTTCGCGCCCAATGCGCGCCAGTCGATCGATGGGGTGACGGCGACAAAGGATCGGGTGATCCTGGCCATCAACGACAATGTGCGCGGACGGGTGCAGGTGCTGACGCCGGGCAAGGACAGGTGGACGACCACCCCCGTCGCCCTGCCCGACAATGCGACCATCTCGATCGCGGCATCCACTCACAAGAGCGACAAGGCCTATCTGTCGGTCGCCGGCTTCCTGGCGCCGACGACGCTCTGGGCGATCGACGCGGCAAAACCCGCGCCGCGCCAGGTGAAGGCGATGCCTGCGCGGTTCGACGCCGCTGGCCTGATGGTCGATCAGTTCGAGGCGACATCGACCGACGGGACGAAAATCCCCTATTTCATCGTCCACCGCAAGGATATGAAGCCGGACGGTTCCACCCCGGCGATCATGACCGCCTATGGCGGCTTCGAGGTGCCGATGACGCCCAGCTATGCGGCGATCACCGGCAAGCTGTGGCTGGAACGGGGTAACAGTTTCGTGCTGGCCAATATCCGTGGCGGTGGCGAGTTCGGCCCGGCCTGGCATGAGGCGGGGCTGAAGACCAAGCGGCAGATCATCTATGATGATTTCGCGGCGGTGGCGCAGGATATTTTTGCGCGCAAATTATCGTCGCCCGGGAAATTCGGCATCTATGGCGGGTCCAACGGCGGCCTGTTGATGGGCGTCGAGTTCAACCAGCATCCCGACCTCTGGAACGCGGTAACGATCCAGGTGCCTTTGCTGGATATGGTGCGCTACGAGCAGATCGCGGCCGGCGCGTCCTGGGTCGATGAATATGGCAGCGTGTCGGTGCCGGAGGAGAAGGCGTTTCTGCAAAGGATTTCGCCTTATGCGAACATCCGGCGGGGGGTGAAATATCCCACGCCCTATATCTGGACGACGACCAAGGATGACCGGGTCGGGCCGCAACATGCGCGCAAGTTCGCGGCGCGGCTGAAGGATTATGGGCTGCCCTATTATTTCTATGAGGATACGGCAGGCGGCCATGCGGGCGACGCGGATATCGCGCAGGGCGCGCGGTTGCAGGCGATGCAGATGGTGTATTTCAGTCGGCAGTTGGAAGGCGCCGATCGGTGA
- a CDS encoding lipopolysaccharide biosynthesis protein: MTLQDADANDAGFGARIRSAIFWRSGSQILSQMMSWVVTLAVIRLLDPADYGLFAMTQVILNFATFLNGYGLVSALVQSDTVETHRLRQAFTIMLLLNGALALLQLAIAPLAADYYDQPMVADLLRVQALLYLSTPFLSVPEAIMGRALDFKRPALVNLIAAIASAAVALIGALSGWGVWTLVFAPIAGFWIKAAGYVIATGFRPIPSFDFRGTGAMVAYGASLLGGQLFWIVQSQADIFIGGRMLEPHQLGLYAEALFLTQIFVSKFVPPLNDVAFPAYARMQKDVSRVAWSFCKAVKLLLLLTCPIYLGMAVTAEPLVETLFGQKWLEMAPFVAILALAMPFMTLQVMFAPVSNALGRPGTTARVAAVGAVLMPVAFLIGIQSGAIGLAWAWLIAFPILTAVTARLAGGPMGLRFVDLIRAAAPGLGCSILMAGVVMAIDRLLPPLAAPLRLCVLVPAGGLAFLAALMLCARGTLMELVALVVRRAPPVQAPA; the protein is encoded by the coding sequence ATGACATTGCAGGATGCCGACGCGAATGACGCGGGTTTCGGCGCACGGATACGCAGCGCCATCTTCTGGCGATCGGGCAGTCAGATCCTCTCGCAGATGATGAGCTGGGTGGTGACGCTCGCGGTCATCCGCCTGCTCGATCCAGCCGATTACGGCCTGTTCGCCATGACCCAGGTGATCCTGAACTTCGCGACCTTCCTCAACGGCTATGGGCTGGTGAGCGCTTTGGTGCAGTCCGACACGGTCGAGACACACCGGCTGCGGCAAGCCTTCACCATCATGCTGTTGCTGAACGGCGCGCTGGCGCTGCTGCAACTGGCGATCGCGCCGCTGGCGGCCGACTATTATGACCAGCCGATGGTCGCCGACCTGCTGCGGGTGCAGGCTTTGCTCTATCTTTCCACCCCCTTCCTCTCCGTGCCCGAAGCGATCATGGGACGCGCGCTCGATTTCAAGCGGCCCGCCCTCGTCAACCTGATCGCCGCGATCGCTTCGGCCGCGGTGGCGCTGATCGGCGCCCTGTCGGGATGGGGCGTATGGACATTGGTGTTCGCGCCGATCGCGGGTTTCTGGATCAAGGCGGCAGGCTATGTCATCGCGACCGGGTTCAGGCCGATACCCAGCTTCGATTTCCGCGGCACCGGCGCGATGGTCGCCTATGGCGCATCGCTGCTGGGCGGGCAGCTCTTCTGGATCGTCCAGAGCCAGGCCGATATCTTCATCGGCGGCCGGATGCTGGAACCGCACCAACTGGGCCTCTACGCCGAAGCCCTGTTCCTGACCCAGATTTTCGTCAGCAAATTCGTGCCGCCGCTCAACGACGTCGCCTTCCCCGCCTATGCGCGGATGCAGAAGGACGTATCGCGGGTGGCCTGGTCCTTCTGCAAGGCGGTGAAGCTGCTGCTGCTGCTGACCTGTCCCATCTATCTGGGCATGGCGGTGACGGCCGAGCCGCTGGTCGAGACATTGTTCGGGCAGAAATGGCTGGAAATGGCGCCCTTCGTCGCGATCCTGGCGCTGGCGATGCCGTTCATGACGCTGCAGGTGATGTTCGCGCCGGTCAGCAATGCGCTGGGCCGCCCCGGCACGACCGCGCGAGTCGCCGCGGTCGGCGCGGTGCTGATGCCGGTCGCCTTCCTGATCGGCATCCAGTCCGGCGCGATCGGCCTGGCCTGGGCCTGGCTGATCGCCTTCCCGATTCTCACCGCTGTCACCGCCCGATTGGCGGGCGGCCCGATGGGATTGCGCTTCGTCGACCTGATCCGCGCCGCCGCACCGGGGCTGGGCTGTTCGATCCTGATGGCGGGGGTGGTGATGGCGATCGACCGGCTGCTGCCGCCGCTGGCAGCGCCGTTGCGGCTGTGCGTGCTGGTGCCGGCGGGAGGGCTGGCCTTCCTCGCCGCGCTGATGCTGTGCGCGCGCGGCACGTTGATGGAACTGGTCGCGCTGGTGGTGCGGCGCGCGCCGCCGGTCCAGGCCCCGGCCTGA
- a CDS encoding CBS domain-containing protein, with translation MSIATILQGKGDVVSVRPTDSVLSVVQLLAERRIGCVPVVEDGQVVGIFSERDVVYRVATEGAAALDHDVGEVMTAPAITIDHQTPVIHGLSLMTKRRIRHLPVVVDGALVGMISIGDLVKFRIDTIESEAAALRDYIQTA, from the coding sequence ATGAGCATCGCAACGATTTTGCAGGGCAAGGGCGACGTTGTCAGCGTACGGCCCACCGACAGCGTGCTCTCCGTCGTGCAATTGCTGGCGGAACGGCGGATCGGTTGCGTGCCGGTGGTTGAGGATGGGCAGGTCGTCGGCATTTTTTCCGAACGCGATGTGGTCTATCGGGTCGCCACCGAAGGCGCAGCCGCACTCGACCATGATGTCGGCGAAGTCATGACCGCGCCCGCCATCACCATCGACCATCAAACGCCGGTAATTCACGGCCTGTCGCTGATGACGAAGCGGCGCATCCGCCATCTGCCGGTCGTGGTCGACGGCGCGCTGGTGGGCATGATCTCGATCGGCGATCTGGTCAAATTCCGGATCGATACCATCGAATCGGAAGCCGCGGCGCTGCGCGACTATATCCAGACCGCCTGA
- a CDS encoding acyl-CoA thioesterase, producing the protein MTTDTAKTGKRGEVVLRLVPHLTDINANGHIFGGWVLSQMDIAGGIVAARIARGAVATVAIESMTFITPILLGDVVSVYAVEERRGRTSVAIRIDVVAIRGVGMDEVLLTSGVYTFVALDANHRPRPLPDF; encoded by the coding sequence TTGACGACTGACACGGCGAAAACCGGAAAGCGGGGTGAGGTGGTGCTGCGGCTGGTGCCGCATCTGACCGACATCAACGCCAACGGCCACATCTTCGGCGGCTGGGTGCTGAGCCAGATGGATATCGCCGGCGGCATCGTCGCGGCGCGAATCGCGCGCGGCGCGGTGGCCACGGTGGCGATCGAGAGCATGACCTTCATCACGCCGATCCTGCTGGGCGATGTCGTGTCGGTCTATGCGGTCGAGGAACGGCGCGGCCGCACGTCGGTCGCGATCCGGATCGACGTGGTGGCGATCCGCGGCGTCGGCATGGACGAAGTGCTGCTGACCAGCGGCGTCTATACGTTCGTGGCGCTGGACGCCAATCACCGGCCGCGGCCCCTCCCCGACTTTTGA
- a CDS encoding DUF4139 domain-containing protein codes for MPRILVLLLALWALAVPAQAETIVSPRADSVSVTVYRAPFRAKGPIDRDWPGGYALVTESRTVDLPQGDSVVRFEGVAEGLMPETAILSGMPRGVREKNRDARLLSPAGLVDAYLKRSVTLRRTDRKTGKVTEQDAIISAGPTGGVILKTAQGYEALGCSGLPERMLYPQRPADLSPRPTLSVIATSDRPTRATLQLTYLAEGFDWAANYVADLGDDGSMLDLMAWLTVANGGVTGFPDAQLSVIAGQPNKQARGVQPRPTGGPLRLTCWPMDVTSTHPRWDLFPVQAPEAAMMMEGAQDIVVTSMRRTERVAMAAPAAPPPPPPPPPPPPEDVGDLKLYRVPVTVDVAANAQKQVALLRQPGVKVERLYAAAIGYGDGAGDSRPMTLRLRLQNRKDDGLGLPMPSGRVAIFEDVGGLRLLAGEADIGDKAEGERVDYDIAASADVRIAARATGQSRKSRNWAITLSNARPFAVTAEVTIPHDIAPRPTAMERRGNGWIWRVTIPANDTVTWSYAERLAR; via the coding sequence GTGCCGCGCATCCTTGTCCTGTTGTTGGCGCTCTGGGCGCTGGCCGTCCCGGCGCAGGCGGAAACGATCGTTTCGCCCCGCGCCGATTCCGTCTCCGTCACCGTCTACCGCGCGCCCTTCCGGGCCAAGGGGCCGATCGACCGCGACTGGCCGGGCGGCTATGCGCTCGTCACCGAAAGCCGCACCGTCGATCTGCCCCAGGGCGACTCGGTCGTGCGGTTCGAAGGGGTGGCCGAAGGACTGATGCCCGAAACCGCGATCCTCTCCGGCATGCCGCGCGGCGTGCGGGAAAAGAACCGGGACGCCCGGCTGCTGTCCCCCGCCGGCCTCGTCGACGCCTATCTCAAGCGCAGCGTCACCCTGCGCCGCACCGACCGCAAGACCGGCAAGGTAACCGAGCAGGACGCGATCATCAGCGCCGGGCCGACCGGGGGCGTGATTCTCAAGACGGCGCAGGGCTATGAGGCGCTGGGGTGCAGCGGCCTGCCAGAGCGGATGCTCTATCCGCAAAGACCCGCCGATCTGTCGCCCCGCCCGACCCTGTCGGTGATCGCCACAAGCGACCGGCCGACCCGTGCGACGCTGCAACTCACCTATCTGGCCGAAGGGTTCGACTGGGCCGCCAACTATGTCGCGGACTTGGGCGATGACGGCAGCATGCTCGACCTCATGGCCTGGCTGACGGTCGCCAATGGCGGGGTCACCGGCTTTCCCGACGCGCAGTTGAGCGTCATCGCGGGCCAGCCCAACAAGCAGGCGCGCGGGGTGCAACCGCGCCCGACCGGCGGTCCGCTGCGCCTGACCTGCTGGCCGATGGACGTCACCAGCACCCATCCGCGCTGGGATCTGTTCCCGGTGCAGGCGCCCGAAGCCGCGATGATGATGGAGGGCGCGCAGGACATCGTCGTCACCTCGATGCGCCGCACCGAACGCGTCGCCATGGCAGCGCCCGCGGCGCCGCCCCCTCCTCCGCCACCGCCACCGCCGCCGCCCGAAGATGTCGGCGACCTCAAACTCTATCGCGTGCCGGTGACCGTCGATGTCGCCGCCAATGCCCAGAAGCAGGTCGCGCTGCTGCGCCAGCCGGGCGTCAAGGTGGAGCGGCTCTATGCGGCCGCCATCGGCTATGGCGACGGCGCGGGCGATTCGCGGCCGATGACGCTGCGGCTGCGATTGCAGAATCGTAAGGATGACGGCCTCGGCCTGCCCATGCCGTCGGGCCGGGTCGCGATCTTCGAGGATGTCGGCGGCCTGCGCCTGCTCGCGGGCGAAGCCGATATCGGCGACAAGGCGGAAGGCGAACGGGTCGATTATGACATCGCGGCCAGCGCCGACGTCCGCATCGCCGCGCGGGCGACGGGACAGTCCCGCAAGTCCCGCAACTGGGCGATCACGCTGAGCAACGCCCGTCCCTTCGCGGTGACGGCGGAAGTCACCATTCCGCACGACATCGCGCCCCGTCCCACCGCCATGGAGCGGCGTGGCAACGGATGGATCTGGCGGGTCACGATCCCGGCCAACGACACGGTGACCTGGTCCTATGCGGAGCGGCTGGCGCGCTGA
- a CDS encoding DUF4139 domain-containing protein, whose amino-acid sequence MFTALPLSALSLSALSPSAMAQSAADPTGATAQGDVAVTIYNNGQSLVQDDRQLPVTAGRNRIEFPDVSARIRPETVNLSGPGLAIVEQNFDYDLLSPDKLMDKAVGQEVTLLRTNPATGAETRERAKILAANGGIVLQIGSRIEVLRDDGLPVRVIFDRVPPNLRARPTLSVTVQADRGGTVPARLSYLTPNLGWTADYVALFDAAKGAMDMQGWVTLTNNTGTTFTDAKTILVAGNPANGGGRTNWWQTGSGAIDQAGTESGPRERLGDYYLYPLAARTTIANAQQKQVSFLDVKGAPARATYEYVNGWLGSSAEPMSASSVLKFSTSKEGGLGDQLPAGTIRVYMRDARGNPQFIGENSIDHTPMGSSMALRTGEAFDVKVRPTVEQRTRKGSARWETRMRYTLTNARPESVTIDLAQQGLWGDKRVTAQSLEGKRVSADRMEWSVPVPANGTIDLSVTFDSRY is encoded by the coding sequence ATGTTCACTGCCCTGCCCCTGTCGGCCCTTTCCCTGTCGGCCCTGTCCCCTTCGGCGATGGCGCAAAGCGCGGCCGATCCCACCGGCGCCACCGCGCAGGGCGATGTCGCCGTCACCATCTACAATAATGGCCAGTCGCTGGTGCAGGACGATCGGCAATTGCCGGTGACGGCAGGCCGCAACCGCATCGAATTTCCCGACGTGTCGGCCCGCATCCGCCCGGAAACGGTGAACCTGTCCGGCCCCGGCCTCGCCATCGTCGAACAGAATTTCGATTATGACCTCCTTTCCCCCGACAAGTTGATGGACAAGGCGGTGGGGCAGGAAGTGACGCTGCTGCGCACCAACCCGGCCACCGGCGCGGAAACGCGCGAACGCGCCAAGATTCTCGCCGCCAATGGGGGCATTGTCCTCCAGATTGGCAGCCGGATCGAGGTGCTGCGCGACGATGGCCTGCCGGTCCGCGTCATCTTCGACCGGGTGCCCCCCAATCTGCGCGCCCGTCCCACCCTGTCGGTCACGGTGCAGGCGGATCGCGGCGGCACGGTGCCCGCGCGCCTCTCCTACCTCACCCCCAATCTGGGCTGGACGGCCGACTATGTCGCGCTGTTCGACGCGGCCAAGGGGGCCATGGACATGCAGGGATGGGTCACGCTCACCAACAATACGGGCACGACCTTCACCGACGCGAAGACGATATTGGTCGCGGGCAACCCGGCCAATGGCGGCGGGCGCACCAACTGGTGGCAAACAGGCAGCGGCGCGATCGATCAGGCCGGGACCGAAAGCGGTCCACGCGAACGGCTGGGCGACTATTATCTCTATCCGTTGGCCGCCCGCACCACGATCGCCAATGCGCAGCAGAAACAGGTCAGTTTCCTCGACGTGAAGGGCGCGCCGGCCCGCGCCACCTATGAATATGTCAATGGCTGGCTTGGCAGTTCGGCCGAACCGATGAGCGCATCGAGCGTGCTGAAATTCTCCACCTCGAAGGAAGGCGGCCTGGGCGATCAACTGCCTGCCGGCACGATCCGCGTCTATATGCGCGACGCGCGCGGCAACCCGCAATTCATCGGCGAAAACAGCATCGACCATACGCCCATGGGGTCTTCCATGGCGCTCCGCACCGGCGAGGCGTTCGACGTGAAGGTGCGCCCCACCGTCGAACAGCGCACGCGCAAGGGCAGCGCGCGCTGGGAAACCAGGATGCGCTACACGCTCACCAACGCCCGGCCCGAATCCGTGACGATCGATCTGGCGCAGCAGGGATTATGGGGCGACAAGCGCGTGACGGCGCAAAGTCTGGAAGGCAAGCGCGTCTCTGCCGACCGGATGGAATGGAGCGTGCCGGTGCCGGCCAACGGCACGATCGACCTCAGCGTCACCTTCGATTCGCGCTACTGA
- a CDS encoding DUF4167 domain-containing protein, with protein MINNRQAGRRNRGRNNNNNGRPNGNNRGGGDNGNRIDNRARGNATQLLEKYKNIARDAQMAGDRVNAEYYLQFADHYFRVLADNRARQEEQNPRQRTRDENFDQDGDDFDGGYDGVDDFRSDQQHAYDRTPREQAPREQNGRDQGQREQGQREQGQREQGQRDQQAPRDQQDRRSERQDDREAREPRDSRDYREPRDNREPREPREARAGNVRRDRPRRDRFNADGDAPVQQEMGVEGPAGNPATEAPRQQPVVQTAPEAAAPEAEAPRPRRGRPRKVVAEAEASEGLDLAVLPPSIARADNDAEVAEEAPKKRTRRARPATEAAE; from the coding sequence TTGATCAACAACCGGCAGGCCGGCCGCCGCAATCGCGGCCGGAACAATAATAACAACGGACGTCCCAACGGCAATAATCGGGGCGGTGGCGACAACGGTAATCGCATCGACAACCGCGCCCGCGGCAATGCGACCCAGCTTCTTGAGAAATACAAGAATATTGCCCGCGACGCCCAGATGGCGGGCGACCGGGTGAATGCCGAATATTATCTCCAGTTCGCCGATCATTATTTCCGCGTGCTCGCCGACAACCGCGCCCGCCAGGAGGAGCAGAACCCCCGGCAGCGCACCCGCGACGAGAATTTCGACCAGGATGGCGACGATTTCGACGGCGGCTACGATGGCGTCGACGATTTCCGCAGCGACCAGCAGCACGCCTATGATCGTACCCCGCGGGAGCAGGCCCCCCGTGAACAAAATGGGCGGGACCAGGGCCAGCGTGAACAGGGCCAGCGTGAACAGGGCCAGCGTGAACAGGGTCAGCGCGACCAGCAGGCCCCGCGTGACCAGCAGGATCGCCGGTCTGAGCGTCAGGACGATCGCGAAGCCCGCGAGCCGCGCGACAGTCGCGACTATCGGGAACCCCGCGACAATCGCGAGCCGCGCGAACCCCGCGAGGCGCGCGCCGGCAATGTCCGTCGCGACCGTCCCCGCCGCGATCGCTTCAATGCCGACGGCGATGCCCCGGTGCAGCAGGAAATGGGCGTAGAAGGCCCGGCGGGCAATCCCGCTACGGAAGCCCCGCGCCAGCAGCCGGTCGTCCAGACCGCACCCGAAGCGGCCGCGCCCGAAGCCGAGGCCCCGCGCCCCCGTCGCGGTCGCCCGCGCAAGGTCGTGGCTGAAGCGGAAGCGAGCGAAGGGCTGGACCTGGCGGTGCTGCCGCCCTCGATCGCCCGCGCCGACAATGACGCCGAAGTGGCCGAGGAAGCGCCCAAGAAGCGCACCCGTCGCGCCCGCCCGGCGACCGAAGCCGCCGAATAA
- the prmC gene encoding peptide chain release factor N(5)-glutamine methyltransferase — MTIEGVADALRAATVQLAVASDTARLDAELLMAHALGLSRGDMLLRQRDLGIPDTFPALLDRRLSGEPIAHITGTRDFWTISLSVTPDTLIPRHDSETLIEAAVDHFATQSPATILDLGTGSGALLLAALAQWPGAQGLGIDASPPALAVAQGNAMRLGMADRAVFRLGDWAQDVESPFDLLLINPPYIVADLPLSGDVLREPASALFAGADGLDDYRRIAPDLLRLIAPGGMAAIEIGHDQAASVTALLKERGLAVALRRDLAGHDRCLIVTNPG, encoded by the coding sequence ATGACGATCGAGGGCGTGGCAGACGCGCTCCGTGCAGCCACTGTCCAACTCGCCGTCGCCAGCGACACGGCCCGGCTCGACGCCGAACTGCTGATGGCCCATGCGCTGGGCCTGTCGCGGGGTGACATGCTGCTGCGCCAGCGCGACCTCGGCATCCCCGACACCTTCCCCGCGCTGCTGGACCGACGCCTGTCGGGCGAACCGATCGCCCATATCACCGGCACCCGCGATTTCTGGACGATCAGCCTGTCCGTCACGCCCGACACGCTGATCCCCCGACACGACAGCGAAACGCTGATCGAGGCGGCGGTCGATCATTTCGCAACCCAATCGCCCGCCACGATCCTCGACCTGGGCACCGGCTCCGGCGCGCTGCTGCTGGCGGCGCTGGCGCAATGGCCCGGCGCGCAGGGGCTCGGCATAGACGCTTCCCCACCCGCGCTCGCGGTGGCGCAGGGCAATGCGATGCGACTGGGCATGGCCGACCGCGCCGTTTTCCGCTTGGGCGACTGGGCGCAGGATGTGGAAAGCCCGTTCGACCTGCTGCTCATCAACCCGCCCTATATCGTCGCCGACCTGCCGCTTTCCGGCGACGTGCTGCGCGAACCGGCCAGCGCGCTGTTCGCGGGCGCCGATGGCCTGGACGATTATCGCCGCATCGCGCCCGATTTGCTGCGGCTGATCGCGCCGGGCGGCATGGCCGCGATCGAGATCGGCCATGACCAGGCGGCCAGCGTCACCGCGCTGCTGAAGGAAAGGGGGCTGGCCGTCGCCTTGCGGCGCGACCTCGCCGGGCACGACCGCTGCCTGATCGTGACAAACCCAGGTTAG
- the prfA gene encoding peptide chain release factor 1, producing the protein MHISPERIAQIEARRDEVQASMTRADLAPEAFVKLSKEYAEIEPVARAAHEVRRLRQELAALDVMAGGGGDPDADPLMREMAQEEMQILKSQLPQAERALALQLLPRDAADARPAMLEIRAGTGGDEAALFAGDLFRMYQRYADTQGWKMELMSANASEVGGFKEVVASINGVGVFAKLKFESGVHRVQRVPATESGGRIHTSAATVAILPEPEEVDVQIADGDLKIDIYRASGAGGQHVNTTDSAVRITHLPTGTVVIQQDERSQHKNKAKAMQVLRARLYEAERERTQSEQAGARKAMVGSGDRSERIRTYNFPQGRVTDHRINLTLHRLPEILEGPGLADVIDALVAEDEAARLAQLDGVS; encoded by the coding sequence ATGCACATCTCCCCCGAACGCATCGCGCAGATCGAGGCGCGCCGGGACGAGGTGCAGGCGTCGATGACGCGCGCCGACCTCGCGCCCGAAGCGTTCGTCAAACTGTCGAAGGAATATGCGGAGATCGAACCGGTCGCCCGCGCCGCGCATGAGGTGCGCCGCCTGCGGCAGGAACTGGCCGCGCTCGATGTCATGGCGGGCGGCGGCGGCGATCCCGACGCCGACCCCCTCATGCGCGAAATGGCGCAGGAGGAAATGCAGATCCTCAAAAGCCAGCTTCCGCAAGCCGAACGCGCGCTGGCGCTGCAATTGCTCCCCCGCGACGCCGCCGACGCCCGCCCCGCCATGCTGGAAATCCGCGCCGGCACCGGCGGCGACGAAGCGGCGCTGTTCGCCGGCGACCTGTTCCGCATGTATCAGCGCTATGCCGACACCCAGGGCTGGAAGATGGAGCTGATGTCGGCCAATGCGTCCGAAGTCGGCGGCTTCAAGGAAGTGGTGGCCAGCATCAATGGCGTCGGCGTCTTCGCCAAGCTGAAGTTCGAAAGCGGCGTCCACCGCGTCCAGCGCGTCCCTGCGACCGAAAGCGGCGGGCGCATCCACACCAGCGCGGCGACCGTCGCCATCCTGCCGGAACCCGAGGAAGTCGATGTGCAGATCGCCGATGGCGACCTCAAGATCGACATCTACCGCGCATCGGGCGCGGGCGGTCAGCACGTCAACACCACCGATTCGGCCGTGCGCATCACCCATCTGCCGACCGGCACCGTCGTCATCCAGCAGGACGAACGCTCGCAGCACAAAAATAAGGCGAAGGCGATGCAGGTGCTGCGCGCCCGCCTCTACGAAGCCGAGCGCGAGCGCACCCAGAGCGAACAGGCCGGCGCACGCAAGGCGATGGTGGGATCGGGCGACCGCTCCGAACGCATCCGCACCTATAATTTCCCGCAGGGCCGCGTCACCGACCACCGCATCAACCTCACCCTGCACCGCCTGCCCGAGATTCTCGAAGGCCCGGGCCTCGCCGACGTCATCGACGCGCTGGTCGCGGAAGATGAAGCGGCAAGGCTGGCGCAACTGGACGGGGTGTCTTGA